A single Cucumis melo cultivar AY chromosome 4, USDA_Cmelo_AY_1.0, whole genome shotgun sequence DNA region contains:
- the LOC103494975 gene encoding factor of DNA methylation 1-like has translation MMEYSSEEESDFSDSEINDYAEKPYEQLRTGKLVVKTANGILRCPFCMGKKKQDYKYKDLLQHASGVSKGSKNRNAKQKANHLALAKYLENELASEADQTQRPTPPTPISQDSEKELYVWPWMGVIVNIEAGEDRNTVCDSAYWIKKFAKYRPLDVYIFWNDNEPKAQAIVEFNNDWNGFVNATDFEKLFETNDHSKRNWKTKTDSSLDIYGWCARADDYNSNEPIGEFLRQRGKLRTVSDIVNEATRSRNTVVENLTHEIDLTNENLDELHYKYNEKTMSLSRMLAEKDQLHQAFVEETRKTQRLARNNVQRILEEQENLHQELEAKKKKLDSWSKQLNKREALTELERQKLDEEKKKNDMRNNSLQLASMEQRRADENVLRLVEEQKREKEEALSKILQLEKQLDAKQKLEMEIQELKGKLQVMKHLEDQDDEGVQQKMKEMGDDLDQKVEDLNDLQELNRTLVTKERESNDELQEARKELISGLQDQSSNARVNIGIKRMGDIDIKPFQNTCKHKFSPDEAMVQASTLCSLWQDNLTDPNWHPFKVVTIDGDSQENIDEDDEKLKGLKQEWGDEIYNAVVTALKEMNEYNPSGRYSVPELWNFKEDRKATLKEVINYIVKSIKSLKRKRT, from the exons ATG ATGGAGTACAGCAGTGAAGAAGAGTCAGATTTTAGTGACTCAGAGATCAATGACTACGCTGAGAAACCATATGAACAGCTCAGGACTGGAAAGCTTGTTGTAAAAACAGCCAATGGAATTCTTAGATGCCCGTTCTGTATGGGCAAGAAAAAGCAGGACTACAAATATAAGGATTTACTCCAGCATGCTTCTGGAGTCAGTAAAGGCTCTAAAAACAGGAATGCTAAACAAAAGGCCAACCATCTTGCTTTAGCCAAATATCTGGAGAATGAGCTTGCTTCTGAAGCAGACCAGACACAGCGTCCAACTCCACCAACTCCTATCAGTCAGGATTCTGAAAAAGAGCTTTATGTATGGCCATGGATGGGTGTTATAGTCAATATAGAGGCAGGGGAGGACAGAAATACAGTCTGCGATTCAGCGTATTGGATAAAAAAGTTCGCTAAATATAGACCTTTAGATGTGTATATTTTTTGGAATGATAATGAACCGAAAGCTCAGGCCATAGTTGAATTCAACAATGATTGGAATGGTTTTGTGAATGCAACGGACTTCGAAAAGTTGTTTGAGACCAACGATCATAGCAAAAGGAATTGGAAAACCAAGACTGATTCAAGCTTGGATATTTATGGTTGGTGTGCACGGGCTGATGATTATAATTCAAATGAGCCTATAGGAGAGTTTCTTCGACAAAGAGGGAAATTGAGGACTGTCTCAGACATCGTGAATGAAGCAACTCGAAGTAGAAATACTGTTGTGGAGAATCTGACACATGAAATTGATTTGACAAATGAAAACCTGGATGAACTACACTACAAGTACAATGAGAAGACGATGTCTTTGAGTAGGATGCTTGCAGAGAAAGACCAGCTTCACCAAGCTTTTGTTGAAG AAACTAGAAAGACGCAAAGACTTGCACGAAATAATGTTCAAAGAATATTAGAAGAACAAGAAAACTTGCACCAAGAATTGGAGGCGAAGAAAAAGAAACTTGATTCCTGGAGCAAGCAATTGAACAAACGTGAAGCATTGACTGAACTTGAGAGACAAAAACTtgatgaagagaagaaaaag AATGATATGAGGAACAATTCGCTCCAATTGGCTTCTATGGAACAGAGAAGGGCTGATGAAAATGTCTTACGTCTTGTTGAAGAACAGAAG agagagaaagaagaagctTTAAGCAAAATTCTTCAGCTGGAAAAGCAGCTGGATGCCAAGCAGAAGCTGGAAATGGAAATTCAAGAATTGAAAGGAAAACTACAGGTTATGAAGCATCTTGAGGATCAAGATGATGAAGGAGTGCAAcagaagatgaaagaaatggGTGATGATTTAGATCAAAAGGTTGAGGATTTGAATGATTTGCAGGAGTTGAATCGAACACTTGTTACTAAGGAGCGTGAAAGCAATGATGAGTTACAAGAGGCCCGTAAAGAATTAATAAGT GGATTGCAAGATCAATCATCAAATGCTCGTGTTAATATTGGAATAAAGAGAATGGGAGATATTGACATTAAACCATTCCAGAACACTTGCAAACATAAATTTTCTCCTGATGAGGCAATGGTGCAAGCCTCCACTTTATGCTCCTTGTGGCAGGATAATTTAACGGATCCGAATTGGCATCCGTTTAAAGTTGTTACTATCGATGGGGATTCCCAG GAGAATATTGATGAGGACGATGAGAAACTGAAAGGTCTCAAGCAGGAATGGGGTGATGAGATATACAATGCCGTTGTTACTGCCCTTAAAGAAATGAATGAATATAATCCAAGTGGTCGTTATTCTGTACCTGAGCTTTGGAACTTTAAGGAAGACAGGAAAGCTACTTTGAAGGAGGTCATCAACTATATTGTTAAGAGCATCAAGTCACTGAAACGAAAGAGAACATGA